The Oncorhynchus tshawytscha isolate Ot180627B unplaced genomic scaffold, Otsh_v2.0 Un_contig_120_pilon_pilon, whole genome shotgun sequence genome window below encodes:
- the LOC121844569 gene encoding zinc finger protein 2 homolog, producing the protein KHQRIHTGEKPYFCSDCGKNFSRLDTLKTHERIHTGEKLYSCSHCGKCFTTSTELKVHQRTHTGEKPYSCSDCGVSFSRLGHLKTHESIHTGEKPYYCSDCVKFFTTSTELKVHQRTHTGEKPYSCSDCGASFSQLGNLKTHERIHTGEKPYYCSDCRKCFKTSTGLKVHQRTHTGEKPYTCSHCGVSFSRLGHLKTHERIHTREKP; encoded by the coding sequence AAACACCAACGTATTCACACAGGCGAGAAGCCTTacttctgctctgactgtgggaaaaaTTTCTCCCGATTGGATACCTTAAAAACACAtgaacgtatacatacaggagagaagcttTACTCCTGCTCTCATTGTGGCAAATGCTTCACAACATCAACTGAGCTAaaagttcatcagagaacacacacaggagagaagccttactcctgctctgactgtggggtgAGTTTCTCGCGACTGGGCCACTTAAAAACTCATGAAagtatacacacaggagagaagccttactactGCTCTGACTGTGTGAAATTCTTCACAACATCCACTGAGCTAaaagttcatcagagaacacacacaggggagaagccttactcctgctctgactgcgggGCGAGTTTCTCGCAACTGGGCAACTTAAAAACACAtgaacgtatacatacaggagagaagccttattacTGCTCTGACTgtagaaaatgttttaaaacatcaACTGGGCTAaaagttcatcagagaacacacacaggagagaagccttacacCTGCTCTCACTGTGGTGTGAGTTTCTCTCGATTGGGACACTTAAAAACACATGAACGTATACATACAAGAGAGAAGCCTTAA